One Nitrospira sp. genomic region harbors:
- a CDS encoding efflux RND transporter periplasmic adaptor subunit, protein MNVSAPSPIFVRFIVLAVISSWIMVSGCKQDAGSAPAPPVAQVEVITVMTQTIPDEPEFIGQAEASRPVEIRSQVTGLLKAVLYPEGRDVKKGSRLYQIDPVPFQAAAASAKAKIAQAEAKLVQAKQDLERVKPLLAEQAVSQKDVDDAVAQELSAKAALQGAKADLIKSQFDLDNTLITAPISGLIERSRYYEGRLVSAQTDLLTVVHRVDPMFVVVNVPESFILKRRRDIESKKIHHPGVYQLRGRLTMMDDTAYPHEGVLDLLEPGLRSETGSRQTRITFPNPDRSLLPGQFVKVRFTGDTKTDAILIPQRAVLQGPQGPFVYVVGPDEKVQIRDVVASTWKGDQWMIDGGLKAGDRVVVNGLMTIGPGAPVKAVPWKSTAVPAADPVPPTPKQG, encoded by the coding sequence ATGAATGTTTCTGCTCCATCACCCATATTTGTCCGATTCATCGTCCTGGCGGTCATCTCATCGTGGATCATGGTTTCCGGCTGCAAGCAGGACGCCGGTTCAGCGCCGGCGCCGCCGGTGGCTCAGGTCGAGGTCATCACCGTGATGACACAAACCATTCCCGATGAGCCGGAATTCATCGGCCAGGCGGAAGCCTCCCGCCCGGTCGAGATCCGCTCTCAGGTTACCGGCTTGCTCAAAGCGGTGCTCTACCCCGAAGGTCGGGACGTTAAAAAAGGGAGTCGGCTGTATCAGATCGATCCGGTGCCGTTCCAGGCTGCTGCCGCCAGCGCGAAGGCGAAGATTGCCCAGGCGGAAGCTAAGCTGGTGCAGGCCAAGCAGGATCTGGAACGAGTAAAGCCGCTGCTTGCCGAACAAGCCGTGAGCCAGAAGGATGTCGATGATGCCGTGGCGCAAGAGCTTTCTGCGAAAGCCGCCCTCCAGGGGGCCAAGGCGGATCTCATCAAGTCCCAATTCGATTTGGACAACACGCTCATCACGGCGCCTATCAGCGGACTGATTGAGCGGAGCCGTTACTACGAGGGACGGCTCGTGTCGGCGCAAACCGATTTGCTGACGGTGGTCCATCGCGTCGATCCGATGTTTGTAGTCGTGAATGTGCCGGAAAGCTTTATTCTGAAGCGGCGGCGCGACATCGAGTCGAAGAAAATTCACCATCCGGGCGTCTATCAATTGCGGGGCCGCCTCACAATGATGGATGACACGGCCTATCCGCATGAAGGCGTGCTGGATCTGCTTGAGCCGGGGTTGCGAAGCGAGACCGGCTCCCGCCAGACCCGGATCACCTTTCCCAATCCGGATCGTTCCCTGCTGCCAGGGCAGTTCGTAAAGGTTCGCTTTACGGGAGACACGAAGACAGATGCCATCCTGATCCCGCAACGAGCCGTGCTGCAGGGGCCACAAGGGCCCTTCGTGTATGTGGTTGGTCCGGATGAGAAGGTCCAGATCCGCGACGTCGTCGCTTCCACGTGGAAGGGCGATCAATGGATGATCGACGGCGGGTTGAAAGCCGGAGACCGTGTTGTGGTCAACGGGTTGATGACCATCGGTCCGGGCGCTCCGGTGAAGGCCGTGCCGTGGAAATCGACGGCGGTGCCGGCGGCGGATCCCGTGCCCCCCACTCCCAAGCAAGGATAG